GTCTGCAAGTGGGCGTGCCAGGTCTGCTCAGAGGGTTACACAGTGCTCACAGCTTGTATGGGAGGTAAAACAGTTGAGACAGAGTGAAAATGATCTTGTGTttagtccctttttttttctatcctttAATCAGATGTCTTACCACAAAATCACTGCAGTCTATCATGGGAGGATGTGGTCACCAGAGCCGCAGCTGTTGCCGAAGAAGGTTTCAATGTGTCCTTCAGTCTTGGTGAGTCAAATCATTcctctttacattttcttactttACCACATTACTTGCAATATAACATGGTGGTTTGGCCTGAGGAACCATAATACCAGCGTGTGACTCATTTGTGTAATTCTACAGCTGAGGCCATATCAAAGGTAAAAGGTGAGCAGCTGTCGCAACGTTTCAGGGACATGTTCCTGCCAGGTGGCGAGGCTCTGCTTCCTGGTTCATTTCTGAGGATGTCCAGTCTAGCCAGAGTCCTCGAGGCCGGTCTGTCAAACTTCTATGATGGGAATATCTCTCGAGAGATAGAGGATGAGGTGAATGAAATCCATACATCAAATGGGTTCCTGTTTCTTGGGCAAAATCATAGGGTGAATCTTTAGCGACTGCATTTACTCTAGTGTTAGtgatgctgtgtttttattcaaaggtGCGAACAAATGGAGGGGTCCTGAGTAGAGACGACATCAGTAACTACAGTGTACAAGTAGAGCAGCCAGTAGAAGGCCTATACAATGGTAAAGACCAAACTTTCATCAACAATAGACTGCATAAATGTTTGTGCATTGTTGATACTCATCTATATTTTGCTAATCTTATTTTAGAATTTATTATCCAagttcctcctccaccctctgcTGGTGAAGCGTTGATATCAGCGCTCAACCTTTTGGAGGGCCTCCGGGTCAATGGGAACAATAACacagaaaatcaaacacaccacTGGATTGCGGAGGTACTGGAACGCACAGCTTGCATATCACaatgtattttatacattaCTGCCTGGCTGAAAAGGTAGATCTCCTACATAACAATAATTACTTTCTCCCTAATAAGGCTCTCAAAGGAGCATTGGCTATAGCCAGTGGTTTGGGTGACCCTTCATATAACTCTTCAGCAACTGAGCTTCTCTCTGACATGCTGAGGTAAACTACATTGAGGATTCACACTTGTAAATAGTACTGCAAATACAGGCCAATTTTAATATTGATTAATCAGACTTTTTTCCTGCTTAATTGATGATTCTTTTGTCTATGAAATGTGAGAAAGTAGGAAAATTCCTTTTCTGTTGATGGACTGCCATAACAACCAACCAATCAGTACGTCAGGTAtaattttctctctgctcttgcAAAAGAATGACTCAGGCTGAAGTGCTTCGCCAGAGAATCACTTCCTCCCATTCCTCTCGAGAGCCGACGGCTGGAAGAGTAGTAGTCATGGGGCCAGATGCACTCATAGTGTCAATTGCGAGGTGATGGTGTGCGGCTACTATCTGCAGGATATGTGCGGTATGTCCTGCTGGGCACAGTGACATTCTTTGATCTTATCTTTTTGTCTTTATGATCTCAGTTCCTTGAGCACGCCATTCGGGAGCAGAATCATGACAGGGTCGGGCGTCATTCTCAATAGCCTCATCCTTGACTTCTCCTGGCCAGACAAAACCCCAGGGCAACCTTTAATTAATCAGGTACCATTAGAAATCTCTCCATTTACAAATTATTTGTCTTTAAGTATGGCTCACTGTTTTCCATTTGTTCTATAGAACAACAGAGTCCAGCCAGGAAAGAGGCCCCAAACATCTCTCATGCCCACAATAGTGGTACCAGCTTGGCGTAAATGTGGGGTCTACATGGCACTAAGCAGTTCAGATGGACTACAGAGTTTGAGTGTTATCACCCAGGTTTGACCACTTTACATCATGCAGGTTTGGATTCTGATTCAGTGGAAGAGGATAGgatttttaacataaaaacatttacaatttagACTTTGTTTGTGCTCTAGCTGTTATGCAGTGAACTGTCCTTGCACAAAGAGAACAATGGCAGCCTCTCCCTGAAGAGACATCCCCATCAGTGTCAGCCAAACAGACTTCTTGTTGACCGTAAGTTGACCTTTCCCTTTATTGCTAATTATTTTAAgtcatattttcacattaataatTTCCTTCTTTCCTAACTCTCCCTCATCAGCTGAGTTTCCAGAAGAGAGTGTGAAGTTTGTGGATGAAAATGGCCGAGTAGTTCAGAGAGTGAAGATGAACTCTGTTGTCCAGGGGATCTTGAGGAACAAAGATATCATTACGGCAATAACACCTCAACTATCTGATACTTTATCATAGTTTTATGGTCCTTTTTAAGAGCATATTATGTGTGGTAGTATCTGGATGAGCTACTGTTGCATGATGTAAGCTTATGGTTGTTCTCTGGCTTGTTACTCTCATGTTATTGTGATCACAAGCCAGCAGAGGGCAGACATCCAACATGTACTTTCTATTAAAGAGGGCAAATTTGTTTATCCATaagaaatgtcttaaaaacTGATTAAAGGAAATAACACCATCATTCTCGAGTTTTAAACTGATATGTCGTAATGGATTTGCGAATGATGGATGACAGAAAACGTTTTTATGCTCGTTGAGGTCACATTGTCCCACATGCCTGCTCAAAAGCGATGGCTGTTATGTAAAGCTGATGTGCCTTTAAGATACTGTCAAACATGCATACCATTTGTGTTACAGGGTAAGACACCATGTCACATGTGTTAAGTCTGCATGTCACTCAAAACGTTGCAGTCAAATAATagtttactgtaaatatgtttaCACTTTCTTTGCAGCTACTTATGAGTAATATTTCAGTGTATCTGCAAGAAATTGTGACCTcccatgtgttgttgttttttttgatggcAATGAAGCCTAAACAACCTGGAAATTAAGAGTTGTTTTCTtcataaaagtttattttgataaattaaGCTGCACAGGAGTTTTTAGATGAATAGATGGATTACAAAATGTGTTACGACATATTATATGCAGCTAGCACCATAAATAGCAGTCCAAGTGATATCTGTTCTGTGTCAGTACATCAATACTACAACTTAAATTGACTCTAAACTCAGAGCTATATGTATGTACCTGTTAGGTTCCTGTGAGCCACTTGCTGCACAGTTTGAGTTTACTGGAGGCTACCTGTGTGATAACTGTCCCCAGTGGTCACATGAACGGACAGCTGTTGAATGTGAAATAATCAGCCACTCTCAGTTTAAAGATAAAGTCAACACCATCATCCCTTTTCTTATCTAATATAGTCATGCATCTTGTTGcgagatttttttttagggcGGAGAAGTTAGGAGCTGCCTCGTGGGCGTTGTCGGTCATTTGCAGGTCAGTATTTAAGCACCTGCAGGATAATTCACACAGTCGTTAGAAGCAAAGAGGAAGCGATACTCCAGCGTCACCACCAACTGCTTTTGTTGGAAATTAATTTATGAGGAAGCGCGGAGTGATTGCCCTCGACTAATAAAAACAGTGAGTAGCCAGcagttcacttttttttttttttttttttttttttctcaaaggcTAGACCGACTCTCTAACGAATTGTAATGATTAGACATGTGATAGAGTGACGTTGCAGGGCAGGTTGGTTTGTTTACTTAAATATGTCGAGTATGCCAGTTCACATATTCAAACTAGCTCTCTTGCAGGTACGTGTGTGAATTGTATTTACAATAACCatatacattataaaaaaaaattgaaggcTTACAGTTAAGTTAATGCACTAATATACGTTTTATgctattttgtttgtattgccCATGACACCGTGAGTACTGTCCAAcaggaaattatgtttttaatcgAAATACGTGTGTAATTAAGTTTCTCCCCACTTTGTAGCCTTATTTTagtgacacattacattacattacattacagtcatttagcagacgcttttatccaaagcgacttacaggaagtgtattcaacataggtattcaagagaactactagtcaccagaagtcataagtgcatctcctttcttaaacaagcatcttaaagcataaaccagagcaaaagtatagtgcagaggcaaattactacgagaacaataattgcaacagactaatacgaatataataagtgctacaaactactacgaataggataagtgcagtaaacaaatacgaatgcaataagtgctacgaggaaggctcagggtagtacttcttgaagaggtgagtttttcTTAAGAGGACACTTAAGAGTTAGATCAAATGTAACCTTTTCTAATGTACTTCTGTTGTATTGCTTCTGTAAGCACATCGCCTGCGACAAGTATGGAGCCCACACCTGTCCTGAAGGAGAAGTTTTTCATCGTGATCCGCGGGAAGTCGAGGAAAGGCTTCTGCCGAGGATGCATCGGCCGCGTGGAGGCGGAGCTGCAGCGCGGGGAGCTGATGGGGCTGCTGTACtccggcggcggcggcggcggcagcagcaacGCCGGGAGTCCCAAGAGCGGCGGCCTGGTGAGGAGGGAAGACACGTACCCTCTGAGCCGACACCAGGCACAGCTGCTGCTCTTCGTTTCCCCAGCGAGCAAACGCCTGGAGCTGCTGTGCAACCCGCAGCTGTTCTCGGCGATCTGCGAGCTGTCTCAGGACGACCTGGTGGTGGTGAAGCACAAGAAGGGACACCTGCCAGGGCTGGTGAAGAACCTGATGCAAATCGGGAGGAAGGAGAACAAAGACGACCTGCACATGCTCGGCTTTGAGGTGGAATTTGTGGTGGGTAGAGTGACTTGTCTTGATTTTAATATGTGGAGAGCATCACATTTGAATAATTGGAGCATCAAAGTGTGAGAGTGTCGGAGATGAAATACAAAGTAG
This portion of the Anoplopoma fimbria isolate UVic2021 breed Golden Eagle Sablefish chromosome 17, Afim_UVic_2022, whole genome shotgun sequence genome encodes:
- the LOC129106182 gene encoding glutathione hydrolase 7-like isoform X1, translating into MRMEVSPEAKLNKQLHFSYNSFAGSSQLADGSSDFTCGLNKKHDRSHLPKDIPLKQLASGSPNLLHRSLSDLKETDEDLSRPDTFIHIYAVSISFAIVVTIALILHINLGVFVKGVVVSNHECCTALGQRVLHDGGSSVDAAITAALCLGVVHPHVSGVGGGGVMLVRDIHRNETRVINFQGTAPKALKEEMLQNVSELKAGLQVGVPGLLRGLHSAHSLYGSLSWEDVVTRAAAVAEEGFNVSFSLAEAISKVKGEQLSQRFRDMFLPGGEALLPGSFLRMSSLARVLEAGLSNFYDGNISREIEDEVRTNGGVLSRDDISNYSVQVEQPVEGLYNEFIIQVPPPPSAGEALISALNLLEGLRVNGNNNTENQTHHWIAEALKGALAIASGLGDPSYNSSATELLSDMLRMTQAEVLRQRITSSHSSREPTAGRVVVMGPDALIVSIASSLSTPFGSRIMTGSGVILNSLILDFSWPDKTPGQPLINQNNRVQPGKRPQTSLMPTIVVPAWRKCGVYMALSSSDGLQSLSVITQLLCSELSLHKENNGSLSLKRHPHQCQPNRLLVDPEFPEESVKFVDENGRVVQRVKMNSVVQGILRNKDIITAITPQLSDTLS
- the LOC129106182 gene encoding glutathione hydrolase 7-like isoform X3 produces the protein MRMEVSPEAKLNKQLHFSYNSFAGSSQLADGSSDFTCGLNKKHDRSHLPKDIPLKQLASGSPNLLHRSLSDLKETDEDLSRPDTFIHIYAVSISFAIVVTIALILHINLGVFVKGVVVSNHECCTALGQRVLHDGGSSVDAAITAALCLGVVHPHVSGVGGGGVMLVRDIHRNETRVINFQGTAPKALKEEMLQNVSELKAGLQVGVPGLLRGLHSAHSLYGSLSWEDVVTRAAAVAEEGFNVSFSLAEAISKVKGEQLSQRFRDMFLPGGEALLPGSFLRMSSLARVLEAGLSNFYDGNISREIEDEVRTNGGVLSRDDISNYSVQVEQPVEGLYNEFIIQVPPPPSAGEALISALNLLEGLRVNGNNNTENQTHHWIAEALKGALAIASGLGDPSYNSSATELLSDMLSSLSTPFGSRIMTGSGVILNSLILDFSWPDKTPGQPLINQNNRVQPGKRPQTSLMPTIVVPAWRKCGVYMALSSSDGLQSLSVITQLLCSELSLHKENNGSLSLKRHPHQCQPNRLLVDPEFPEESVKFVDENGRVVQRVKMNSVVQGILRNKDIITAITPQLSDTLS
- the LOC129106182 gene encoding glutathione hydrolase 7-like isoform X2, translating into MRMEVSPEAKLNKQLHFSYNSFAGSSQLADGSSDFTCGLNKKHDRSHLPKDIPLKQLASGSPNLLHRSLSDLKETDEDLSRPDTFIHIYAVSISFAIVVTIALILHINLGVFVKGVVVSNHECCTALGQRVLHDGGSSVDAAITAALCLGVVHPHVSGVGGGGVMLVRDIHRNETRVINFQGTAPKALKEEMLQNVSELKAGLQVGVPDVLPQNHCSLSWEDVVTRAAAVAEEGFNVSFSLAEAISKVKGEQLSQRFRDMFLPGGEALLPGSFLRMSSLARVLEAGLSNFYDGNISREIEDEVRTNGGVLSRDDISNYSVQVEQPVEGLYNEFIIQVPPPPSAGEALISALNLLEGLRVNGNNNTENQTHHWIAEALKGALAIASGLGDPSYNSSATELLSDMLRMTQAEVLRQRITSSHSSREPTAGRVVVMGPDALIVSIASSLSTPFGSRIMTGSGVILNSLILDFSWPDKTPGQPLINQNNRVQPGKRPQTSLMPTIVVPAWRKCGVYMALSSSDGLQSLSVITQLLCSELSLHKENNGSLSLKRHPHQCQPNRLLVDPEFPEESVKFVDENGRVVQRVKMNSVVQGILRNKDIITAITPQLSDTLS